TTATCGGACGCTTTTAAGAATGGTACTTTAAATGGTGAACTTAAAGCGTATTACTATAACCGCGTTGCATATAATGGCGTATATGATGATGCCCATAAACTCGATGGAGATATTATCAATTTTGGTATAAAATTGGATTATGAAACAGCGGCTTTTTATAATTTTAAAGTGGGATTAGGTGTTCAAACTTCTAATGCACCGTGGGTTGATACAGAAGGAAAAGAAGCTTATGGTACAACACCAGGGCGTGGTCTTCAAGATATGTGGGGTTCAGGTGCTGTTCTTTCTCAAGCGTATCTTTCTTACACCGCAAGTAAAACAACGATTAAAGTTGGTCGACAGTATATTGATATGCCACTTATTGGAAGTGCTCCATCCCGTTTAACTGTTGAATCTTTTCAAGGTGCTACCATAATCAGTAACGAAATTCCAAACACGACTCTTATGGCCGCTTATGTGAATAGATTTCAAGGGTGGACAGATGGTGAAGGAAATATTGCGGATTTTCAAAGACTTGGAAATAATGTTGATTATGCCTATGCTCTTGCTGTTGTGAATAAATCTCTTACAAATACGACGTTAACAGCATCTTTTGGACAATTGGATAACACTTTTGATATGATGTATGCTGATGCTAAATATGATGGTAAAGCAGCAGCATTTACCTATAATGCAGCCATTCAGTATGGCAATGTTAACTATGATAACAGCAGTGCCAATGATGCATATTTTTATGGTGTCAAAGTAGGCCTGGGAATCGCTAATTTTAATACCTACATTGCCTATGCACAAATCAAAGATGGTGACGCGTGGTGGGGAACAGCTGGTTCTGGTACGATACCACTTATTTATACTTCCTCAGTTGTTTTGTCAGGACAGTACGCAGAGTCAAAACAATATGCTATTGATGCCAACTATCTTATTAAAGAGATTGGGCTTCTTGTAGGTGCTCGTTATATGAATATAGATTATACAGTGAGTGCAGATACAGCGGATATCACGAGTGTTTATGCTGGTATAACATTTGATAAAGCACTAAAAGGGCTAGGGGCTACTATTGCTTATGAAGATGAAAGTCATGATACCAATAAGGTTGCAGATAGAAAAGAGTTGTGGTTTAGAGGAAGCTATAAGTTTTAATCACTATGATTACTACAGAAAGTAGTACCATTATGCTTTCTCAATGATGAAAAGAGCTTTGCACGATAACATGTAAAGCTCTTTGATTGTTTATATGTCAATAAGGTACTGAGTTTGGTGATAACAATAAAACGAGAAAAGTGTATTGTAAAATGATAGATAAGATAGTCCACTTTATTTAGGCCTTATCTCTAAAGAAGGGTACATGATGGAAGAAATTAGAGTTTTAACTATTGGTGATCTTAAACAAGAGATAAGAGAAAATATTGAGTATGCCCATCCTGATAAAAATCCGACAATGGTTAATGGATATGGTGTTGCGTATGGCTTCAAACCCATCGTTGATGAAAAGTTTTTTGAGACAGAAGATGAAGCTGTCACGTATATATTTCAGACGAATGAGCTTTATAAGGATATTAAGGCGCTTGAGAATACTATTCAGGTTACTGAAAGTTATGATGAAGATACCGATTCATTATTTTATAAAAGGTATACCAAAGAAAGTTTAATGACACTAAGTCTTGAGCTTTTTAGTGCTAAACTGGGACATAATGATATCTATGAATTTTCCTTTGAAGAAACTATGTTAACCATATTCAATAGTCATAATGGTAAAAAAGTTACATGCACTTTTGTAGGAAACAATGATGTTATGTGGACGGGGGAGGAGAGTATTGAGCATATTTTTACGAGCAATAGTATAATTTACCCTGAAAATATTAGAGGTATATTTGAATACTTGTGGCTTTCATTGAAAACGGGAAAAATTGAGAAGCACCAAGCATCAGAAGAACTTGAATCCTTAATTAACTGGATAAATGCTATGACGAGAACAAGACCATCATCGGAGTTTTGGAATCAATAATCATTGAAAGGAAAAAAGTGTTAAAAAGCCTTTCTCTATACTTGAAAGTAAGATATTTATATAGAAATAAAAGATCATCATCAATGATGCTAGGAATAATCTTATGAAGGTACAACAAAAGATTACGCTCTCCATCATGGGTGGAATGTTTATAGGGTTTATTCTATTTCTTGGCATCAATCATTCAATGATGCGAGAAACGGCAACCATAGAAATTTATGATAAGTTAAAAGATAAATCTGCTATTTTGACAAAAAGCATTGATGAGTGGTTGGGCGATAAGCAACGTACAGCTATTGCTTTGAGTAAACAAGTACAAAAGCTTAAAGACCAATCCCCTGAAACGGTGCGTAGCTATCTGTATCTTGTCAATGATGCTGCGAAGATAGATGCCTCTATGGTGTATTATAAAGGGAAAACACTGATTCATACTGATAGAAACTGGAACCTATCGCCCAAAGATGAAGAAGCAAATATGCCGTATCAAACGATGCTGGCTAATG
This genomic window from Sulfuricurvum sp. contains:
- a CDS encoding OprD family outer membrane porin, which gives rise to MKLLQLSLATIMAMGTILVAEDSLSDAFKNGTLNGELKAYYYNRVAYNGVYDDAHKLDGDIINFGIKLDYETAAFYNFKVGLGVQTSNAPWVDTEGKEAYGTTPGRGLQDMWGSGAVLSQAYLSYTASKTTIKVGRQYIDMPLIGSAPSRLTVESFQGATIISNEIPNTTLMAAYVNRFQGWTDGEGNIADFQRLGNNVDYAYALAVVNKSLTNTTLTASFGQLDNTFDMMYADAKYDGKAAAFTYNAAIQYGNVNYDNSSANDAYFYGVKVGLGIANFNTYIAYAQIKDGDAWWGTAGSGTIPLIYTSSVVLSGQYAESKQYAIDANYLIKEIGLLVGARYMNIDYTVSADTADITSVYAGITFDKALKGLGATIAYEDESHDTNKVADRKELWFRGSYKF